The Gemmatimonadales bacterium genome segment CTGCTTACGGCGGTGCTGCTTTGGAGTACCAAGTACGCCATGCAACGGGCACCGGTCGAGTCGAGGCCGATTACGCCATGGCGTGCCTTCCTGATCGGGGCTGGTCAGGCCCTCGCCATCATTCCGGGGATCTCGCGATCGGGCACCACGATTGCAGTGGCCCTTTGGACCGGTGTCAAGCCGGTGGTCGCAGCCGAGTTTTCGTTTCTGATGTCGATCGTCGTCATTGCTGGGAGCGGGGTCTTGCAGTTACGGGAGGTGCCACCCGGCTTCGATCCGTTCTCTCCCGGCATGGTGCTCGCATTCCTCGGCGCGCTGATTGCCGGCGTCGTGGCAATTCGGTTTCTGGTGGCTTTGCTCAAGTCCAGCCGGTTCCATTCCTTCGCGCCCTATTGTGCGGTCGTGGGAATCTTCTGCCTGGTGTGGTTCGGTCTGCTCGGACGTTAGGCGGCTCGTGACCATTCACCACTTCGAGGTACTCGAGTCGACTCAGGACCTGGCCCACCAGCTCGCTGCGGAGGGCGCGGAGGCGGGCACCGCCGTCGTTGCCGTCGAACAGCAGGCCGGCCGCGGTACCCGGGGCAGGGGCTGGAGTTCGGCGCGAGGCGGCCTCTGGCTGACGGTGATTTTGCGGCCCGCGACCGCCGGCGCCGTCGAGGGGCTGAGTCTCAGGGTCGGCCTCGAGGTCGCGCATTGTCTCGAGCGGGTTGCGGCCTCGCCGGTGCCGATTCGGATCAAGTGGCCGAATGATCTGATGGCCGACGATCGCAAGCTGGGTGGGATCCTCTGTGAAGCCCGCTGGCTGGGCGACGCGCCGGGATGGATCGCGGTCGGGATTGGAATCAATCTCACCAACCAGGTGCCGGCCGAGCTCCGGGCCAGCGCGGTGGCGCTCGCGGAACTGGGCGGGCAGGCCGAGGCGACTGATCTCGTGACACCGGTCGTTGCCGCAGTGGTCCAGGCCGGGGAACGAGCCGGGCCGCTGACCGAGGCAGAGTTAGCCGAGTTTGCGAGTCGGGATTGGTTGCGGGGGCGGGCACTGGTTGAGCCGGTAGTAGGACGTGCGGCAGGGGTCACGGCAGATGCCCGTTTGATCGTCGAGCAGCCAACAGGAGCACGGACTGCCGTGCTCGGCTCGGTCACCCTGGCGGCCTTGGCTCGGGACGGCGGAAGCCGTTAGATTGCACGACGTTCCCTCATTTTTGATCTGTTGGAGCCCCGATGACTTCTGCCGTTCAGGCAACTCGCGATGCCGACCACACTGAGCTTCGGCACGTTCTCCGGTCCGGTACCCAGCTGGGCGTCATTCAGTCGGTCCTGATCGGCGCCTTTGCTTTGTTGCAGCCCCGGCTCGACGGCATGGTCGAGCTCCTGGTGCTCGGCGCGATCCTGGTGTTGGGGATTGCCATCACGATCACCTTGCCGGGCCTGTGGACCAAAGCGCGAACCATCGAAGGAATCTCGGGCGCAGCCGGGATCGGTCTCTGGGCAACCGTGATCTTTCTGGTCGTCGACGTTGCCGTGTTCCAGCCCTTCGGGTTCTACACCAACCGATGGCTGGAGATCGGTGGTGGCAGCAACTGGTGGTACCACCCGGTCTGGTGGATGGTTGGCACCTTCCTGCCGTGGCTTGGCGCCTGGGTGCTGGCCAATCAGGCCGCCAAGAGCGGCGCCACGAATCCGGTTGCGCTGATCGGCGGGACCCTGGTGCTGGCCGCGATCATCATGGCGGCAGCCGTGCTGCTTGGGTTCCCGGGCGCCAGGTACGGGCTTGGCGCCTTCGGTATCTCGGTGCTGCCGGCACTGGCGGTGCTCGTTGCGGTCACCGCGATGGGGACTCGCCGCGGGTGAGATGACCTTCGTTCGATTCCTGGCCCGTTTGTTCGGATGGCTGCTCACGCCGGTGGTGGCGTGGGCAGCTTCGTTTTTAGGGGCTGGGGTTGCGGCATGGCTCGGTGGTTCCCTGTCGTCGAGGAATCATCTGGTTGCGACGGTCCTGACGGGCGGGGCGACGGCCGCGCTTGCCCTGGTGCTCTGGCTCCGGCTGCTGCGCCGCTCGCCTCGGTTGCAGAGCACGCTCCAGGTTGCGCCGGATGCCTCGCCACTGGTGGCGCTCGAGGGTGAGGAAGAAGAGTCGCCGCAATGATCGCGACCCGCGCCCGGATGGCTGTTGCTGGTATTGCGCTGGCCGCGGCATGCGGGCCCTCGGCCAAACCGGCTGAGGGTGCCGACAAGTCGGCCGCGGTGCTGGCAGGCCCGCCGGATTCGCTGGTTCTGACGCTGGCGTCGGGAGTGTCGGTCTGGCTGGCTGAAGGCCGAACCGCTCTGGATAGCGCCGGCACTGCCTGCTTGGAGCGCAGCGTGGAGATCCGGACCGACAGCTCGGTCGTCAAGGTCCCGCTGCTGTTCGTGACGACGCCGCCGACGCAGCTCGATCGGGACAATCTCCGGGCCGAGTTGAGCCGGCACTGCCGGGTCATGGCAATTTATCGGGTCGAGCTGGCCACAGGTCGACCGTACAAGCTGGAGGATCGTTAGGTGCGTACCACCTGTCCAGGGCTCATTCTGGTTCTGCTTGGCGCGCCTGCGAGTGCCCAATCGGTCAGTGCAGTCGCGGCGCACGGTTTCGGTACGCCGCGGGTCAACGAGTATCGCCTCTCGCTCTGGTCTCATCGGGCCGGACCGGCCCAATTGCGTCCGTTTGCGACGGTTGCGACCCAGGGGCCCCGCGGCGAGGGGCCGATGCTGGCTGGGGTCGGCGCCGACCTGATCGTGCCGCTCAGTCGCTCGGCGCAACCCTATCTCGTCGGCAGTGTCAGTGCCGGTCCCTTCGACCTGCGACGACGGCTGGGCCTGGCAGGGTGGGTCGGCTGGTCCGCAGGAGCCGGAGCCGAGCTGGTTCGTCTCGGCCCGGTCGGCCTGGGCGCCGAGGTTCGATATCAGGAGTTTACCCGCGGGCAGGTCGGAGGAGTCTCCCTGGGCGTTCGGGTCGGTGCGCCGCTCGGGCAGCAAGGGACCAGGCGCGCATCATCGGTTCGCGCGAGCTCGACGCCACGCGCGGCAACTCCCGCTCCGCGGTCCGCCG includes the following:
- a CDS encoding undecaprenyl-diphosphate phosphatase, whose product is MTLSWWQGLILGLVQGFTEFLPISSSGHLVLAERIVGFEPQGLFFEVVVHVATLLSVFIAYRARIAALLRGMLSGDAQSLRFAGLILLASVPAAVVGIAFKDFFERTFHSPVLLGWQFLLTAVLLWSTKYAMQRAPVESRPITPWRAFLIGAGQALAIIPGISRSGTTIAVALWTGVKPVVAAEFSFLMSIVVIAGSGVLQLREVPPGFDPFSPGMVLAFLGALIAGVVAIRFLVALLKSSRFHSFAPYCAVVGIFCLVWFGLLGR
- a CDS encoding C40 family peptidase, with the protein product MRTTCPGLILVLLGAPASAQSVSAVAAHGFGTPRVNEYRLSLWSHRAGPAQLRPFATVATQGPRGEGPMLAGVGADLIVPLSRSAQPYLVGSVSAGPFDLRRRLGLAGWVGWSAGAGAELVRLGPVGLGAEVRYQEFTRGQVGGVSLGVRVGAPLGQQGTRRASSVRASSTPRAATPAPRSAEAPWTPPSLATVSGAARVAADAVETALAVRGTPYRWGGSDTNGFDCSGLIMYAYGAAGLTLPRRSLDQAEAGRSVGTDLARLAPGDILVFGREPGGPVTHVGLYVGDGRFIHSATGGTQVSRLAADDPAGRWWFARWNDSRRLY
- a CDS encoding biotin--[acetyl-CoA-carboxylase] ligase codes for the protein MTIHHFEVLESTQDLAHQLAAEGAEAGTAVVAVEQQAGRGTRGRGWSSARGGLWLTVILRPATAGAVEGLSLRVGLEVAHCLERVAASPVPIRIKWPNDLMADDRKLGGILCEARWLGDAPGWIAVGIGINLTNQVPAELRASAVALAELGGQAEATDLVTPVVAAVVQAGERAGPLTEAELAEFASRDWLRGRALVEPVVGRAAGVTADARLIVEQPTGARTAVLGSVTLAALARDGGSR